The Chrysemys picta bellii isolate R12L10 chromosome 12, ASM1138683v2, whole genome shotgun sequence genome has a segment encoding these proteins:
- the LOC135974524 gene encoding olfactory receptor 14A16-like, with protein MSNRTTMTEFLLLGFSDVRELQIWHFVGFLVMYLAALVGNLLIFMAIAFDQYLHTPMYFFLMNLSILDLGSISVTVPKSMANSLMNTRSISYAGCVVQVFFLVFFVTADFSLLCVMAYDRYVAICQPLHYDTMMNSRACVQMAAGAWISGILYSVLHTGNTFALTFYGGNMVDQFFCEIPQLLKLTCSDSYLSEVRVLVFGVCLVLGCFVFMIVSYVQLFKSVLRIPSEQGRHKAFSTCLPHLTVVSLFVCTGAFAYLKPTSSSPSALDLVAAVLYSVLPPIVNPIIYSLRNKEIKAALRRLTGYRNSPRINFLSFSN; from the coding sequence atgtccaaccgaaccaccatgaccgagttccttctcctgggattctctgatgttcgggagctgcagatttggcACTTTGTGGGGTTTCTAGTGATGTACttggcagccctggtggggaatcttcttATCTTCATGGCCATCGCATTTGACCAataccttcacacccccatgtacttcttcctgatgaatctgtccatcctagaccttggctccatctctgtcaccgtccccaaatccatggccaactctctcatgaacaccaggtccatttcctatgctggatgtgttgTCCAAGTCTTTTTCCTAGTCTTCTTTGTGACAGCggatttttcccttctctgtgtcatggcgtatgaccgatatgttgccatctgccaaccactgcactatgacacaatgatgaacagcagagcttgtgtccaaatggcagctggtgcctggatcagtgGGATTCTCTACTCTGTGCTACACACCGGGAACACGTTTGCATTGACCTTCtatggaggcaacatggtggatcagttcttctgtgaaatcccccagctgctgAAGCTCACCTGCTCTGACTCCTATCTGAGTGAAGTTAGGGTTCTTGTATTTGGTGTGTGTTTAGTCTtaggctgctttgtttttatgattGTGTCCTATGTTCAGCTCTTCAAATCAGTGCTCAGAATCCCTTCTGAGCAGGGAcgacataaagccttctccacctgccttcctcacctcactgtggtctccttgtttgtttgcactgGGGCCTTTGCTtacctgaaacccacctccagctccccatctgctctGGATCTTGTGGCGGCTGTTCTTTATTCCGTATTGCCACCAATCGTGAATCCAattatctacagcctgaggaacaaagagatcAAAGCTGCCCTGAGGAGACTGACTGGGTATAGGAATTCAccaagaattaattttctgtctttctctaatTAA